In the Mytilus galloprovincialis chromosome 10, xbMytGall1.hap1.1, whole genome shotgun sequence genome, one interval contains:
- the LOC143047755 gene encoding uncharacterized protein LOC143047755 produces the protein MDDSNVVTFGPHLNETHGDAEATIHENEIDAQGTEIFRRTERMMAEARAEIRLRMDRCFSDFSSDMSKMFEKFEKHTVDTRSTPILGRGNESSINNNMGPDVRHDKDDQNNSHFSEVRRSKSEISCKIKPQIYDGSDDLEEYLTQFDLLAELNVWDSKTKALLLASSLSGNARAILNEITNGERHDFDSLVTSLKNRFGSVNRAEVFRAELQTRVRFKNESLPELAQSIKKLTRRAYPGTSPLVRDTLALDSFIDAIPETEVRLRLREVGPKSINEAEHIAVRLEALRVADIRKGRNVRIVDIETVQEPDLKREINEIKQSIESLTNEVLIIKNQNDQQFRGDNNYRGNKNNFNRNFNNRGAFRR, from the coding sequence atgGACGATTCAAACGTAGTTACGTTTGGCCCACACTTGAATGAGACACATGGTGATGCTGAAGCAACTATTCATGAAAATGAAATAGACGCTCAAGGTACTGAAATTTTTAGAAGGACAGAGAGAATGATGGCCGAAGCTAGGGCAGAAATTAGGCTTCGGATGGACAGATGTTTTTCCGACTTTTCAAGTGATATGAGTAAGATGTTTGAAAAGTTTGAAAAGCACACTGTTGACACTAGGTCTACCCCAATTTTAGGACGGGGCAATGAAAGTTCCATAAATAATAATATGGGACCCGATGTTAGACATGATAAGGATGATCAGAATAATAGTCATTTTTCTGAGGTCCGACGGTCAAAATCTGAAATTTCTTGTAAGATTAAGCCACAAATCTATGACGGCTCTGATGATTTGGAAGAGTATTTGACTCAATTTGATTTGTTGGCCGAACTTAATGTTTGggactcaaaaacaaaagcactGCTTTTGGCAAGCAGTTTATCAGGGAACGCCAGGGCAATACTTAATGAAATTACAAATGGGGAAAGACATGATTTTGACAGTTTGGTCACCTCTCTTAAGAATAGGTTTGGTTCAGTCAATAGAGCTGAAGTGTTCAGAGCAGAGTTGCAAACACGAGTACGATTTAAAAATGAAAGTCTGCCTGAATTAGCTCAGTCTATTAAGAAACTGACACGTAGAGCTTATCCTGGTACCTCTCCACTGGTTAGGGACACATTAGCTTTAGATTCTTTTATTGATGCAATACCTGAGACAGAAGTACGTCTCAGATTAAGGGAGGTTGGACCCAAATCAATAAATGAGGCAGAACATATTGCTGTCAGACTCGAAGCATTACGAGTTGCTGATATACGGAAAGGCCGAAATGTTCGCATTGTCGATATTGAAACGGTTCAAGAGCCTGATCTGAAACGGGaaataaatgaaatcaaacaaagtattgAATCTTTGACGAATGAAGTACttattatcaaaaatcaaaatgatcAGCAATTCCGAGGAGATAATAATTATAgaggaaataaaaataatttcaatagaaATTTTAACAATAGAGGAGCATTTCGTCGTTAG